A segment of the Candidatus Methylacidiphilales bacterium genome:
AGTCCGCTGGCCATTTCGCGATGGATCTGGCTTTCGGTCGTGCGCGCGCCGATGGCGGTCCAGCTCAACAGGTCGGCAATGTATTGCGGCGTGACCGGGTCGAGTAGTTCGGTGGCGCAGGGGAGGCCTTTGCCGTTGACATTGAGCAAAATGGTCCGGGCCAACTCAATGCCCTGGGCAATCTCGCAGGTCCCGTCCAGATGGGGATCGTTGATCAAACCCTTCCAGCCGACGGTGGTGCGGGGTTTTTCGAAATAGACCCGCATGACGATAAAGAGGCGGTCTTCCAGGCTGCGGTGGAGCAAGGCCAGCCGGCCGGCGTATTCCAGGGCGGCCTCGGGGTCATGGATGGAACAGGGCCCGACGATGACGAGCAGGCGGGGATCCCGGCGCTGGAGGATGTTCTGGATGGTGGTGCGGGCGGCGACCACGGTGTCGAGGCAGGTCGAGCCCATCGGGATCTCGTCGCGCAAGAAGCGCGGCGTCGGCAGTCTCACCGAAGACTGGACGTGGATGTTCTGCAGGGGGATCAGGGACATGGCGATCCAACTCTAGGCCGGTCAGGCCGGGTGGGCGAGCCGGAATTCAGACATCCCCTTCGTCGGGTTGCGGTTCCACCGCCCGGGGGTGGGCCGAGCGGTAAAAGAGGTAGACCAAACCGCCGGAAAAGCCCCAACCGAGGGTGACCGCAAAAAAGACAAGGGAGAGCGCGATGGAAGTTTCCTTGGTTACTGAAACATAGGTTAGGAAATGCTGGAAGGCCAGTTCGCGCACTCCCAGGCCGCCGACCGAGGGAATGGCCAGGGTGACCAGGGCGATGAGCGGCAGGACGGCTCCCAGATCCCAGAAACCGAGTTCCAGCCGGAGGGCCATGGCCACGGCGTAACAACTGAAGAGGAGCGAGAGGTGCGCGGCGACGGAATAAAGCAACCCACCCCAGAAACACGACTTGTGATGCAGAAAGAATTGGTAGGCTTTTCCCGCTTCCGCCAGCTTTTCCCGCACCGGCAGGCGCTGCCAGAAAGGCAGGCGCGCCCCGATCCCGGGAATGCTGCCCAACCCGATGACCGCGAGGGTGAGGAAAAAAACAGCGAAGTAAAGGATGACGGCGTAGCGGGTGACGGGTTCCTCGGTCAGGGGACCGATACGACCGAGGATGAGGGTGGTGGAGACCATGAACATGGCCACGAAACCGAGCACACGTTCCATGACAATGGACATGATGACCGTGGGTTTGACCGACGGGGCCTCGCGGGCCACGAGGACGGCCTTGAACAGATCGCCTCCCATGCCTCCCGGCATGAACGTGTTGGCGAAAAGGCCGATGAGGGTGAGTTGGGCCGTACGGGTGAAAGCCACCGGGGCCCCGCAAGCGCCGAGCAGGAGGTGCCAGCGGAAGATGCCGAGGAGCGTCGTCAGGCCGTAGGCGGCAAAGGCCGCCGCCAGCCAGGGCAGTGCGGCCTGGTGCACCGCGTCACGGATGGTGCCCCAGTCCTTGAAAAAGCAGAGGTAACCGACCCCGCCCGCTGTGACCAACAGACGGAGCAGCAGGCCCCAGGAGAACAACGGTCGTTTTTTCGGCATGAGAAGCCTCCCACTCAAGCAGGACCGCTGCACGATACCAGCCGGAACATGAGGCCGATCAGTCGCTCAAAATTCGAAGTCGCAAAAATCCCTTTGGAGAAGACTGGGGGCCAACCATGGGGAATGAAGTTCTTATGGTTACTTTTTCAATACCATCCCCAATCCCCACCGGAAAGCCAACCATTTGAGTGGAAAGGTCGATGGCCTGCCACTCGAGCATGTCCCGAGATTCTTCAAAGACAGCGTGCATTCCAGGAGGAAGAAGATTCCGGCGATTGGTCTGGAGGGTCAGAAATGTGCCTTCGGGTGCTTCGTTGGTGGCCATCGTGCCTTGGTAGGCGGCGTTGTCAGAAACATGAGGGTTCGAGCCCAGAACGAATTCTGTCAGATTGGGATTGCCGTCACCATCCAAGTCATCCGTCCCGGCTGAGGCGGAAAAGAGGTCGAGTTGGTGTAGTTGTTCCCACCAATCGGGCAGACCATTGTGAAAATTATCAATATGCGGGTCCGGTGTGACAGTGATCTTTCCTTCACGCACCGACAAACTGCCTGATGGATCCATGGAAACGACACCGGAACTGTCCCCGAATTGGACGTCTGCAACGGCCAGGCTCTTGACGAGATTCTCGG
Coding sequences within it:
- a CDS encoding 3-deoxy-7-phosphoheptulonate synthase, whose protein sequence is MSLIPLQNIHVQSSVRLPTPRFLRDEIPMGSTCLDTVVAARTTIQNILQRRDPRLLVIVGPCSIHDPEAALEYAGRLALLHRSLEDRLFIVMRVYFEKPRTTVGWKGLINDPHLDGTCEIAQGIELARTILLNVNGKGLPCATELLDPVTPQYIADLLSWTAIGARTTESQIHREMASGL
- a CDS encoding lysylphosphatidylglycerol synthase transmembrane domain-containing protein, translating into MPKKRPLFSWGLLLRLLVTAGGVGYLCFFKDWGTIRDAVHQAALPWLAAAFAAYGLTTLLGIFRWHLLLGACGAPVAFTRTAQLTLIGLFANTFMPGGMGGDLFKAVLVAREAPSVKPTVIMSIVMERVLGFVAMFMVSTTLILGRIGPLTEEPVTRYAVILYFAVFFLTLAVIGLGSIPGIGARLPFWQRLPVREKLAEAGKAYQFFLHHKSCFWGGLLYSVAAHLSLLFSCYAVAMALRLELGFWDLGAVLPLIALVTLAIPSVGGLGVRELAFQHFLTYVSVTKETSIALSLVFFAVTLGWGFSGGLVYLFYRSAHPRAVEPQPDEGDV
- a CDS encoding cohesin domain-containing protein; the encoded protein is MSKRSITMHSGNWIAVCLLVVILSRPTDSVARTVSLPDYLANPGSRVKVPVYLDDATGIASIKIKINYDSSALVFNEVECTQLGLQFELSQADDDGVISLILFRHSNLTSGSGMLLLLDFQVNAGAAENLVKSLAVADVQFGDSSGVVSMDPSGSLSVREGKITVTPDPHIDNFHNGLPDWWEQLHQLDLFSASAGTDDLDGDGNPNLTEFVLGSNPHVSDNAAYQGTMATNEAPEGTFLTLQTNRRNLLPPGMHAVFEESRDMLEWQAIDLSTQMVGFPVGIGDGIEKVTIRTSFPMVGPQSSPKGFLRLRILSD